The following proteins are co-located in the Microbacterium sp. SORGH_AS_0888 genome:
- a CDS encoding PadR family transcriptional regulator, which yields MTGARSRLTPLGVMLLALLREDDMHPYEMLRLLRHRHDERIVPITGGTVYHTVARLERRGLIEEVGVEREGNRPERTTYRLREEGAEALLSWVREELPRIDRPAEFRVALAESHNLDRQEVLDLLRAHRAALVADDEITTDGLVAARERGVPEQYLVEVERQATLVAAELGWLAAFMSRLEDPGFAWGPDDEDTASDRYLTQRKAARQ from the coding sequence ATGACCGGCGCACGCAGCAGGCTCACGCCCCTGGGCGTCATGCTCCTCGCGCTCCTCCGCGAGGACGACATGCACCCGTACGAGATGCTCCGGCTCCTGCGCCACCGGCACGACGAACGGATCGTCCCCATCACCGGCGGCACGGTCTACCACACGGTCGCTCGGCTGGAACGGCGAGGTCTCATCGAGGAGGTCGGCGTGGAGCGCGAGGGCAACCGGCCGGAGCGGACGACCTACCGGCTCCGGGAGGAGGGGGCCGAGGCCTTGCTTTCCTGGGTGCGCGAGGAGCTGCCGCGCATCGATCGGCCCGCCGAGTTCCGCGTGGCGCTCGCCGAGTCCCACAATCTCGACCGGCAGGAGGTGCTCGACCTCCTGCGCGCCCATCGTGCCGCGCTCGTCGCCGACGACGAGATCACGACGGACGGGCTCGTCGCCGCGCGCGAACGCGGCGTTCCCGAGCAGTACCTGGTCGAGGTCGAGCGGCAGGCGACGCTCGTCGCGGCGGAGCTCGGCTGGCTCGCCGCTTTCATGTCCCGACTCGAGGATCCGGGCTTCGCCTGGGGGCCCGACGACGAGGACACCGCATCCGACCGTTATCTCACCCAACGAAAGGCGGCGCGACAGTGA
- a CDS encoding phosphoribosylaminoimidazolesuccinocarboxamide synthase, translated as MTEPNLPGWRHVYSGKVRDLYVPDTLPEGGRAERMLVVASDRVSAFDHVLSPGIDGKGELLTTLSLWWFDRLAGADGGRRIPNHLAADHVLGADDEAASLIPDAVAGRAMVVRGLDMQPIECVVRGYLTGSGWAEYREHGTVCGIPLVAGLTDGDRLPEPIFTPAFKAPLGEHDENISFERTAELVGAERAAELREVSLEIYARAADAARARGLILADTKFEFGLDEAGVLTLADEVLTPDSSRYWDAAAWETGTTPAERMASFDKQIVRDWLAAAWPDRAGEPPALPADVVARTAARYRELLARLTA; from the coding sequence ATGACGGAACCGAACCTGCCCGGCTGGCGCCACGTCTACTCCGGAAAGGTGCGCGACCTCTACGTGCCCGACACCCTCCCCGAAGGCGGGAGAGCGGAGCGGATGCTGGTGGTCGCCAGCGATCGGGTGAGCGCCTTCGACCACGTGCTCTCCCCGGGCATCGACGGCAAGGGCGAGCTCCTGACGACGCTGAGCCTGTGGTGGTTCGACCGGCTGGCCGGCGCCGACGGCGGACGCCGCATCCCGAACCATCTCGCGGCGGACCACGTGCTGGGCGCCGATGACGAGGCCGCGTCGCTCATCCCGGATGCCGTCGCCGGCCGCGCGATGGTGGTCCGCGGTCTCGACATGCAGCCCATCGAGTGCGTCGTGCGGGGGTATCTGACCGGATCGGGATGGGCGGAGTACCGCGAGCACGGCACCGTGTGCGGCATCCCGCTCGTGGCCGGTCTGACCGACGGCGACCGCCTGCCGGAGCCGATCTTCACCCCGGCGTTCAAGGCGCCGCTCGGGGAGCACGACGAGAACATCTCGTTCGAGCGCACGGCCGAGCTCGTGGGCGCCGAGCGCGCTGCCGAGCTGCGCGAGGTCTCGCTGGAGATCTACGCCCGCGCGGCCGACGCCGCCCGGGCGCGCGGACTCATCCTCGCGGACACCAAGTTCGAGTTCGGCCTCGACGAGGCCGGTGTGCTCACGCTCGCCGACGAGGTGCTCACGCCCGACTCGTCGCGGTACTGGGATGCCGCGGCGTGGGAGACCGGCACGACGCCGGCCGAGCGGATGGCGAGCTTCGACAAGCAGATCGTGCGCGACTGGCTGGCCGCCGCCTGGCCCGACCGCGCGGGCGAGCCGCCCGCGCTCCCCGCCGACGTCGTCGCGCGCACGGCCGCCCGCTACCGCGAGCTGCTGGCCCGCCTGACCGCCTGA
- a CDS encoding uracil-xanthine permease family protein has translation MAVWKLHGNGRAVAPGDVVRPDERLSWPATIAIGVQHVVAMFGATFLVPVLTGFPVSTTLLFSGVGTLLFLLITRNRLPSYLGSSFAFIAPVTAATATAGMGSALAGIVAVGILLTLVGVVVQLAGLGWIDRLMPPVVSGAIVALIGLNLAPAAWKNVALQPVIATITLVAIVLFSVLFRGFLGRISIFLGVAIGYAAAAVLGGLDLSAVADAAWIGLPEFHLADVSSPGTWAAIAMFLPVVLVLIAENVGHVRGVATMTDASVNRSTGRALIADGVSTALAGTFGGSGTTTYGENIGVMAATRVYSTAAYWVAGVTAILLALSPKVGAIFNSIPAGVLGGATTALYGLIGVIGIKIWVDNRVDFSRPVNQYTAAVSLVIAIAGFTMTWGGFQLGAIVLGAAAALLVYHLGNAIARWRRTGADDGGPLPVIGPLGGGTEEQRSE, from the coding sequence ATGGCCGTATGGAAGCTGCACGGGAACGGACGCGCCGTCGCGCCCGGCGACGTCGTGCGCCCCGACGAGCGACTGAGCTGGCCCGCCACGATCGCGATCGGCGTGCAGCACGTCGTCGCGATGTTCGGCGCGACCTTCCTCGTGCCGGTGCTGACCGGGTTCCCGGTGTCGACGACGCTGCTGTTCTCGGGCGTCGGCACGCTGCTGTTCCTGCTCATCACGCGCAACCGCCTTCCCAGCTACCTGGGCTCGTCGTTCGCGTTCATCGCCCCGGTGACGGCGGCCACCGCGACCGCCGGCATGGGCTCCGCCCTCGCGGGCATCGTCGCCGTCGGCATCCTGCTCACCCTCGTCGGCGTCGTCGTTCAGCTGGCCGGGCTCGGGTGGATCGACCGCCTCATGCCCCCGGTCGTCTCGGGCGCCATCGTCGCCCTCATCGGCTTGAACCTCGCCCCCGCCGCGTGGAAGAACGTCGCCCTGCAGCCCGTGATCGCCACGATCACGCTCGTCGCGATCGTGCTGTTCAGCGTGCTGTTCCGCGGGTTCCTCGGCCGCATCTCGATCTTCCTCGGCGTCGCGATCGGCTACGCGGCGGCCGCCGTGCTCGGCGGACTCGACCTGAGCGCGGTCGCGGATGCCGCCTGGATCGGGCTGCCGGAGTTCCACCTGGCGGATGTGTCCTCCCCCGGCACCTGGGCCGCCATCGCGATGTTCCTGCCCGTCGTGCTCGTGCTGATCGCGGAGAACGTCGGCCACGTGCGGGGTGTGGCGACCATGACGGATGCCTCGGTCAACCGCAGCACCGGACGCGCCCTCATCGCGGACGGCGTCTCGACGGCACTGGCGGGCACCTTCGGCGGCTCGGGGACGACGACCTACGGCGAGAACATCGGCGTCATGGCCGCGACCCGCGTGTACTCGACGGCCGCGTACTGGGTCGCGGGCGTCACGGCGATCCTGCTCGCGCTCTCCCCCAAGGTCGGCGCGATCTTCAACTCGATCCCGGCCGGCGTGCTGGGCGGGGCGACGACCGCGCTCTACGGCCTGATCGGCGTGATCGGCATCAAGATCTGGGTCGACAACCGGGTGGACTTCTCCCGGCCGGTGAACCAGTACACCGCGGCGGTGTCGCTCGTGATCGCGATCGCCGGGTTCACGATGACCTGGGGCGGCTTCCAGCTCGGCGCGATCGTGCTCGGGGCCGCGGCGGCGCTGCTCGTGTACCACCTCGGCAATGCGATCGCCCGCTGGCGACGGACGGGCGCGGACGACGGCGGCCCGCTGCCGGTCATCGGTCCGCTCGGCGGAGGCACGGAGGAGCAGCGCTCCGAGTGA
- a CDS encoding LacI family DNA-binding transcriptional regulator: MSMLRSTVTIEEVARVAGVSRSTVSRVVNGSTAVSAEALQAVRQAIAELNYVPNQAARSLASSRALALGVIIPEDTYRFFGDPFFAAIVSGINATIASSPYVLTLFIASGDPGDKMVSYARSGSIDGAIVVSHHTSDTFVASIAAAMPVVYAGRPALLRPADHYVDVDNESGARDAVEYLIAQGRTRIATITGPSSMSAGVDRLAGYRSALRRARLPELAVEDGDFTAEGGAAAMRRILDRGTRPDAVFIASDLMASGAVGVLHAAGVDIPGETAVIGFDDSPVATSTSPTLTTMRQPSFRQGQMMARVLLDLLAGGEPPHATILPTELIVRASA, from the coding sequence ATGAGCATGCTGCGCAGCACCGTGACGATCGAGGAGGTCGCCCGGGTCGCGGGTGTCTCGCGATCGACCGTGTCGCGGGTGGTCAACGGCTCGACGGCGGTCAGCGCCGAGGCTCTGCAGGCGGTCCGCCAGGCGATCGCCGAGCTCAACTACGTGCCCAATCAGGCCGCCCGCTCGCTCGCCTCGAGCCGGGCGCTCGCGCTCGGGGTCATCATCCCCGAGGACACCTACCGGTTCTTCGGCGACCCGTTCTTCGCCGCCATCGTCTCCGGCATCAACGCGACGATCGCCTCCTCGCCGTATGTGCTGACGCTGTTCATCGCCTCGGGCGACCCCGGCGACAAGATGGTCTCCTACGCGCGCAGCGGCTCGATCGACGGCGCGATCGTGGTCTCCCACCACACGAGCGACACGTTCGTGGCCTCGATCGCCGCCGCGATGCCGGTGGTCTACGCCGGCCGCCCGGCCCTGCTCCGCCCGGCGGACCACTACGTCGACGTCGACAACGAGTCCGGGGCGCGGGATGCGGTGGAGTACCTCATCGCACAGGGCCGCACCCGGATCGCGACCATCACGGGGCCCTCGAGCATGAGCGCCGGCGTGGACCGGCTCGCCGGGTACCGCAGCGCCCTCCGCCGGGCGCGGCTGCCCGAGCTCGCGGTCGAGGACGGCGACTTCACCGCCGAGGGCGGCGCCGCGGCCATGCGACGGATCCTCGACCGCGGGACGCGGCCGGATGCCGTCTTCATCGCGAGCGACCTGATGGCCAGCGGAGCCGTCGGGGTCCTGCACGCCGCGGGAGTCGACATCCCGGGAGAGACCGCCGTCATCGGCTTCGACGACTCCCCGGTCGCGACGAGCACCAGCCCGACGCTGACGACCATGCGCCAGCCCTCGTTCCGGCAGGGGCAGATGATGGCGCGGGTGCTGCTCGACCTCCTCGCCGGCGGCGAGCCGCCCCACGCCACGATCCTGCCCACCGAGCTGATCGTGCGCGCGTCGGCGTGA
- a CDS encoding GH1 family beta-glucosidase, whose product MPSPRAFPDDFLFGAATAAFQIEGAAHEDGRRDSIWDAFCRVPGAVLHGDDGEVACDHYHRYAQDVAVMRDLGLQTYRFSTSWARVRPDGGPVNQAGLDFYRRLVDALQEAGILPWLTLYHWDLPQALQERGGWTARDTAERFTEYALDVHDALGDRVSVWTTLNEPWCASFLSHTAGIHAPGHYSAAEGVTSAHHLLLAHGMTVRELRARDASLNLGITLNLTVADPVDPADPGDLDAARRIDGQFNRWFLDPVFRGSYPRDVVEDLRAFVPEAAAALDEVVRPADLDLIAAPIDALGVNYYHGEFVSARPPAEPVAGGDAPTSRRAASPFPVHHDIHWHDRGLPRTAMHWEVDPAGLTRLLRRVADEYSDAAGTRLFVTENGAAYDDEPVVTDGRTIVADRERADFLEDHLSAILDAIDAGVDVGGYFYWSLLDNFEWAWGYGKRFGIVRVDYDTQERTAKLSAERYSRIIAARRM is encoded by the coding sequence ATGCCATCGCCCCGGGCTTTCCCCGACGACTTCCTTTTCGGAGCCGCGACGGCGGCGTTCCAGATCGAGGGCGCCGCCCACGAGGACGGGCGGCGCGACTCGATCTGGGACGCGTTCTGCCGGGTGCCGGGCGCCGTCCTCCACGGCGACGACGGCGAGGTCGCCTGCGACCACTACCACCGCTATGCGCAGGATGTCGCGGTCATGAGGGACCTCGGTCTGCAGACCTACCGCTTCTCGACCTCGTGGGCGCGCGTGCGCCCCGACGGCGGGCCGGTCAACCAGGCGGGGCTCGACTTCTACCGCCGTCTCGTCGACGCGCTGCAGGAGGCGGGCATCCTCCCCTGGCTGACGCTCTATCACTGGGACCTGCCGCAGGCCCTGCAGGAGCGCGGCGGGTGGACGGCCCGCGACACCGCCGAGCGGTTCACGGAGTACGCGCTCGATGTGCACGACGCCCTCGGCGACCGGGTGTCGGTGTGGACGACGCTCAACGAGCCCTGGTGCGCATCGTTCCTCAGCCACACCGCCGGCATCCACGCGCCGGGCCACTACTCCGCTGCGGAAGGCGTGACCAGCGCCCACCACCTCCTGCTCGCGCACGGGATGACCGTCCGGGAGCTGCGGGCGCGCGACGCCTCGCTGAACCTCGGCATCACGCTCAACCTCACGGTCGCCGACCCCGTCGACCCGGCCGATCCCGGCGACCTCGACGCGGCACGGCGCATCGACGGCCAGTTCAACCGCTGGTTCCTCGACCCGGTCTTCCGCGGCTCCTACCCGCGCGACGTGGTGGAGGACCTCCGCGCTTTCGTCCCGGAGGCGGCCGCGGCCCTCGACGAGGTCGTGCGCCCGGCCGACCTCGACCTCATCGCGGCGCCGATCGACGCGCTCGGGGTGAACTACTACCACGGCGAGTTCGTCTCCGCCCGCCCGCCCGCCGAGCCGGTCGCGGGCGGCGACGCCCCCACGTCACGCCGCGCGGCGTCGCCGTTCCCCGTGCATCACGACATCCACTGGCACGATCGTGGCCTCCCCCGCACGGCGATGCACTGGGAGGTCGACCCCGCGGGCCTCACCCGGCTGCTGCGGCGGGTCGCGGACGAGTACTCGGATGCGGCCGGCACCCGACTGTTCGTGACCGAGAACGGCGCCGCCTACGACGACGAGCCCGTCGTGACCGACGGACGCACGATCGTCGCCGACCGCGAGCGCGCCGACTTCCTCGAAGACCACCTCTCGGCCATCCTCGACGCGATCGACGCAGGGGTCGACGTCGGCGGCTACTTCTACTGGTCGCTGCTGGACAACTTCGAGTGGGCGTGGGGCTACGGCAAGCGCTTCGGCATCGTGCGGGTCGACTACGACACCCAGGAGCGCACGGCGAAGCTGAGCGCCGAGCGCTACAGTCGCATCATCGCCGCGCGAAGGATGTGA
- the purS gene encoding phosphoribosylformylglycinamidine synthase subunit PurS, giving the protein MPTIVVDVMPKAEILDPQGKAVAGALGRRGIDAFSGVRIGKRFELTVEGEVDEQVLETARRIADEVLSNGVIEDVVGIEVVE; this is encoded by the coding sequence ATGCCCACCATCGTCGTCGACGTCATGCCCAAGGCCGAGATCCTCGACCCGCAGGGGAAGGCGGTCGCGGGCGCGCTCGGCCGCCGCGGGATCGACGCCTTCAGCGGCGTCCGCATCGGCAAGCGCTTCGAGCTCACGGTCGAGGGGGAGGTCGACGAGCAGGTGCTCGAGACCGCCCGCCGGATCGCGGACGAGGTGCTCTCGAACGGCGTGATCGAGGATGTCGTCGGCATCGAGGTCGTGGAGTGA
- the purQ gene encoding phosphoribosylformylglycinamidine synthase subunit PurQ, with amino-acid sequence MTVRIGVITFPGSLDDRDAQRAIRIAGAQPVPLWHAAHDLEGVDALVLPGGFSYGDYLRAGAIAALAPIMAEVKDAAAAGMPVLGICNGFQMLAEAHLLPGGLIRNAHQQFIRRDQRLRVENADTAWTSEFEAGQEIVIPLKNADGGFVCSPETLARVEGEGLVAFRYVGVNPNGSQDDIAGLTNERGNVVGLMPHPEHAVEPGFGPDTDAAMRSGVDGLGFFASAIAAVVGAAA; translated from the coding sequence GTGACCGTCCGCATCGGGGTCATCACCTTCCCCGGCTCGCTGGACGACCGCGACGCGCAGCGCGCGATCCGCATCGCTGGGGCGCAGCCCGTGCCGCTGTGGCACGCCGCGCACGACCTGGAGGGCGTCGACGCGCTCGTGCTGCCGGGTGGCTTCAGCTACGGCGACTACCTGCGCGCGGGCGCCATCGCGGCCCTCGCGCCGATCATGGCGGAGGTCAAGGACGCCGCGGCGGCGGGGATGCCCGTGCTCGGCATCTGCAACGGCTTCCAGATGCTCGCCGAGGCGCACCTGCTCCCGGGCGGCCTCATCCGCAACGCGCACCAGCAGTTCATCCGTCGCGACCAACGGCTGCGGGTCGAGAACGCCGACACCGCGTGGACGAGCGAGTTCGAGGCCGGCCAGGAGATCGTCATCCCGCTGAAGAACGCGGACGGCGGTTTCGTGTGCTCGCCCGAGACGCTCGCCCGCGTCGAGGGCGAGGGCCTGGTCGCCTTCCGCTACGTCGGCGTCAACCCGAACGGCTCGCAGGACGACATCGCCGGCCTCACGAACGAGCGCGGCAACGTCGTCGGGCTCATGCCGCACCCCGAGCACGCGGTCGAGCCCGGCTTCGGGCCCGACACGGATGCCGCGATGCGCTCGGGCGTGGACGGGCTGGGCTTCTTCGCCTCGGCCATCGCGGCCGTCGTGGGCGCCGCCGCCTGA
- a CDS encoding 2-hydroxyacid dehydrogenase, producing MTETLVVSVPDAQLAEALTPPPPGVELIVWSMDAAAPRPAIDIVVPPYQSQAAALPRLAGVRTRLVQSQSIGYEGLADLLPAGAVFANAASVHETSTAELALTLTLAAQREIPAFVREGEHGQWRNRFTNSLADRRVLLLGYGGVGKAVAARLDGFEAEVVPVASRARDEDGVHVHGIDELPELLPGAEVVILTLPGGDTTRHVIDDAALAALPDGALVVNVGRGPLIDTIALVDHVRRGRIRAALDVTDPEPLPADHALWTLPGVLVTPHVGGASAAMRPRLVRLIRDQIERMRRGEEPRNVVIG from the coding sequence GTGACCGAGACCCTCGTCGTTTCCGTGCCCGACGCGCAGCTCGCCGAGGCGCTCACGCCCCCGCCTCCCGGCGTCGAGCTGATCGTCTGGTCGATGGATGCCGCCGCCCCGCGACCGGCGATCGACATCGTCGTGCCGCCCTATCAGAGCCAGGCCGCCGCCCTGCCGCGGCTCGCGGGCGTGCGCACCCGGCTCGTCCAGAGCCAGTCGATCGGGTACGAGGGCCTCGCCGACCTGCTGCCGGCGGGCGCCGTGTTCGCGAACGCCGCCAGCGTGCACGAGACCTCGACCGCCGAGCTGGCCCTGACGCTCACCCTGGCGGCGCAGCGCGAGATCCCCGCCTTCGTGCGCGAGGGCGAGCACGGACAGTGGCGCAACCGCTTCACGAACAGCCTCGCCGACCGCCGCGTGCTGCTGCTGGGCTACGGCGGCGTCGGAAAGGCGGTGGCCGCCCGGCTCGACGGCTTCGAGGCCGAGGTCGTTCCGGTGGCGTCGCGCGCCCGCGACGAGGACGGCGTGCACGTGCACGGCATCGACGAGCTCCCCGAGCTCCTGCCGGGCGCGGAGGTCGTGATCCTGACGCTCCCCGGCGGCGACACGACACGGCACGTGATCGACGACGCAGCGCTGGCAGCCCTCCCGGACGGTGCGCTCGTGGTCAACGTCGGCCGCGGGCCTCTCATCGACACGATCGCGCTCGTGGACCACGTCCGGCGCGGCCGCATCCGGGCGGCGCTGGATGTGACCGACCCCGAGCCCCTGCCGGCGGATCACGCGCTCTGGACGCTCCCGGGCGTGCTCGTGACGCCGCACGTGGGCGGCGCGTCGGCCGCCATGCGCCCGCGGCTCGTGCGGCTGATCCGCGACCAGATCGAGCGGATGCGGCGGGGCGAGGAGCCCCGCAACGTCGTGATCGGCTGA
- a CDS encoding nucleotidyltransferase family protein: MSVSPPPGTAGLVLAAGAGTRFGGPKGLARTPDGTPWLVRAVAALREAGCAPVLVAIGAAQAEVAALVPPGAVTVPVSDWREGLSASVRAGLAAAAETDAAALVVTTVDTPDLPAAAVGRLRGLATSDALARATYGGRPGHPVLIGRAHWSALADGVAGDRGAGPYLAAHGAEAVECGDLWHGDDVDLAARAR, encoded by the coding sequence ATGAGCGTGTCCCCGCCCCCCGGCACGGCCGGGCTCGTGCTCGCGGCAGGCGCGGGCACCCGGTTCGGCGGCCCGAAGGGTCTCGCCCGCACCCCGGACGGCACGCCGTGGCTGGTCCGCGCGGTCGCCGCGCTCCGCGAGGCGGGCTGTGCCCCGGTGCTCGTCGCGATCGGCGCCGCGCAGGCGGAGGTCGCCGCGCTCGTGCCGCCGGGTGCCGTGACCGTGCCCGTCTCCGACTGGCGCGAAGGGCTATCGGCCTCGGTGCGCGCGGGGCTCGCCGCGGCGGCGGAGACGGATGCCGCCGCCCTCGTCGTGACGACGGTGGACACGCCAGACCTGCCGGCAGCCGCCGTCGGTCGACTGCGCGGGTTGGCGACATCCGATGCGCTGGCTCGTGCGACATACGGGGGTCGCCCCGGGCACCCCGTGCTGATCGGTCGCGCGCACTGGTCCGCGCTCGCCGACGGGGTCGCGGGCGACCGCGGCGCGGGGCCGTATCTCGCCGCCCACGGCGCCGAGGCGGTCGAGTGCGGCGACCTGTGGCACGGCGACGACGTCGACCTCGCTGCGCGGGCTCGGTGA
- a CDS encoding XdhC family protein, with amino-acid sequence MLHPDDRTAITALEGAAAGRRATVGIVVAGTRAGELVDAEQVAPEAAASVSADGIARETGEILVVGAVPPPRLLILGAGEHAAALCRVASAVGFAVTVCDVWELLVTPERFPEAVELVVDAPHEYLRSLGEDDIDARTAVCVLTHDVRLDVPALREALRMPVGFVGAMGARSTVARRADLLRTAGVDEASLARLRSPLGLDLGGASPAETALAALAEITAVRHGGSGLPLRERTGRLHPAGAAAVRAAAPGAEAAAPAASAVPTASVSAPSCAIG; translated from the coding sequence GTGCTGCATCCGGACGACCGCACCGCGATCACGGCGCTCGAAGGCGCGGCGGCCGGGAGACGGGCGACCGTCGGCATCGTCGTCGCCGGCACCCGGGCGGGCGAGCTGGTCGACGCCGAGCAGGTCGCACCGGAGGCCGCGGCATCCGTGTCCGCCGACGGCATCGCACGGGAGACGGGCGAGATCCTGGTCGTGGGAGCCGTGCCGCCGCCGCGACTGCTGATCCTCGGCGCCGGCGAGCATGCCGCCGCGCTGTGCCGGGTGGCCAGTGCTGTCGGCTTCGCCGTGACGGTGTGCGACGTGTGGGAGCTGCTGGTGACGCCGGAGCGGTTCCCCGAGGCCGTCGAGCTCGTCGTCGACGCTCCACACGAGTACCTGCGCTCGCTCGGCGAGGACGACATCGACGCGCGGACCGCGGTGTGCGTGCTGACGCACGACGTCCGTCTCGACGTGCCGGCCCTGCGCGAGGCGCTGCGGATGCCGGTGGGTTTCGTCGGCGCGATGGGTGCCCGCTCGACCGTCGCACGCCGCGCGGACCTGCTGCGCACCGCGGGGGTGGACGAGGCATCGCTCGCGCGACTGCGCTCGCCGCTCGGACTCGACCTCGGGGGCGCCTCCCCCGCCGAGACGGCGCTCGCAGCCCTCGCCGAGATCACCGCCGTGCGCCACGGCGGGAGCGGGCTTCCGCTGCGCGAGCGCACGGGGCGGCTGCACCCGGCGGGCGCCGCCGCCGTGCGAGCCGCGGCGCCGGGAGCCGAGGCCGCGGCGCCGGCGGCATCCGCCGTGCCCACCGCATCCGTCTCCGCACCGTCCTGCGCGATCGGCTGA
- a CDS encoding nucleoside phosphorylase, protein MSASVDKSQAGIGVRQYHIGIAPGEVSSVALLPGDPFRVPLVAEFLSDVREVAFSREHRTMTGWYKGRHITATSTGMGCPSTAIAVEELARVGVTSVIRVGSSGGLQAGIEPGDLLVSEGSFRNDGTTDAYLPKGFPAVPDLELTASLARHAARLAEASGTRSYTGISVSDDAFYAETPEWIGQLNRMGILNVEMEASALYVVARLRGLRAGMVCACSSNLVDGTSLYDEKNSALKDGWMRSIEAALETAVELEL, encoded by the coding sequence ATGTCCGCATCCGTCGACAAGTCCCAGGCCGGCATCGGCGTCCGGCAGTATCACATCGGCATCGCGCCGGGCGAGGTCTCGAGCGTCGCGCTCCTGCCCGGCGACCCGTTCCGGGTCCCGCTCGTCGCGGAGTTCCTCAGCGACGTCCGTGAGGTCGCCTTCAGCCGCGAGCACCGCACCATGACCGGCTGGTACAAGGGTCGGCACATCACCGCGACCTCGACCGGGATGGGGTGCCCCTCGACCGCGATCGCGGTGGAGGAGCTGGCCCGCGTGGGCGTCACGAGCGTCATCCGGGTCGGCAGCTCCGGCGGGCTGCAGGCGGGGATCGAGCCGGGAGACCTGCTCGTGAGCGAGGGCAGCTTCCGCAACGACGGCACGACCGACGCCTACCTGCCGAAGGGCTTCCCGGCCGTCCCGGATCTCGAGCTGACCGCGTCCCTGGCCCGCCATGCCGCGCGTCTGGCCGAGGCATCCGGCACGCGCTCCTACACCGGGATCAGCGTGAGCGACGATGCGTTCTACGCCGAGACCCCCGAGTGGATCGGACAGCTCAACCGCATGGGGATCCTGAACGTCGAGATGGAGGCGTCCGCGCTGTACGTCGTCGCACGCCTGCGGGGGCTGCGCGCCGGCATGGTCTGCGCGTGCTCGAGCAACCTCGTCGACGGGACCTCGCTCTACGACGAGAAGAACAGCGCCCTCAAGGACGGCTGGATGCGGTCGATCGAGGCCGCGCTGGAGACCGCCGTCGAGCTCGAGCTGTAG
- a CDS encoding zinc-binding dehydrogenase: protein MRALVHHSFGDPAEVLAVEEVDTPEPGPGQVRVRTLLSPIHNHDLWTVRGTYGYKPELPARAGTEAVGVVDALGEGVENLTVGQRVATGGTFGVWAEYFVANAAALIPVTDDVDDETASQLVSMPFSAITLLEFLELEPGAWIVQNAANGAVGRLVAQLAAARGIHVLGLVRRAAGVDELAALGIGDVVATDADDWRERVAAITGGAPIVAGVDSVGGAASGEVLSLLAENGTLVVFGAMASPVMEISSGDVIFRQLTVKGFWGSKVSSAMEPARRGALLGELVTRIREGVLTLPVSSVHSFDDIAAAARENFEPGRVGKVLLRP from the coding sequence ATGCGCGCTCTCGTTCACCACTCCTTCGGCGATCCCGCCGAGGTCCTCGCCGTCGAAGAGGTCGACACCCCCGAGCCCGGCCCCGGGCAGGTACGGGTGCGGACCCTCCTCAGCCCCATCCACAACCACGACCTGTGGACCGTGCGCGGCACCTACGGGTACAAGCCCGAGCTGCCCGCCCGCGCGGGCACCGAGGCCGTCGGGGTCGTCGACGCCCTCGGAGAGGGCGTCGAGAACCTGACGGTGGGCCAGCGGGTCGCGACCGGCGGCACCTTCGGGGTATGGGCGGAGTACTTCGTGGCGAACGCGGCGGCGCTCATCCCGGTGACCGACGACGTCGACGATGAGACCGCCTCCCAGCTCGTGTCGATGCCGTTCAGCGCGATCACGCTCCTCGAGTTCCTGGAGCTCGAGCCCGGAGCCTGGATCGTGCAGAACGCCGCCAACGGCGCCGTCGGGCGCCTCGTGGCGCAGCTCGCCGCGGCGCGCGGCATCCACGTCCTCGGACTCGTGCGGCGTGCGGCGGGCGTCGACGAGCTGGCCGCGCTCGGCATCGGCGACGTCGTGGCGACGGACGCGGACGACTGGCGCGAGCGGGTCGCCGCGATCACTGGCGGCGCACCGATCGTGGCGGGCGTGGATTCCGTGGGCGGCGCGGCCAGCGGCGAGGTGCTCTCGCTCCTCGCCGAGAACGGCACGCTTGTCGTGTTCGGCGCGATGGCCTCGCCCGTCATGGAGATCAGCTCGGGAGACGTCATCTTCCGTCAGCTGACGGTCAAGGGCTTCTGGGGCAGCAAGGTCAGCTCCGCGATGGAGCCCGCCCGGCGCGGCGCACTGCTCGGCGAGCTGGTCACCCGCATCCGCGAGGGGGTGCTGACCTTGCCGGTCTCGTCCGTGCACTCCTTCGACGACATCGCCGCGGCGGCCCGCGAGAACTTCGAGCCCGGCCGGGTCGGCAAGGTGCTCCTCCGGCCCTGA